Proteins from a genomic interval of Sphingobacterium sp. SYP-B4668:
- the upp gene encoding uracil phosphoribosyltransferase, whose translation MTTILTKQNSIANQYISELRDVHIQQDRMRFRRNLERIGEIMAYEISKTLEYKQVSVETPLGIAETHLPIEHPVLGTIIRAGLPFHQGFLNVFDRSDNAFVAAYRHTKKSGEFEIHKKYVNTPNLEDKIVIIADPMLATGQSLVLCCKELLAEHNIKELHIAVVIASEEGLRHVKAFLPEAILWVGDVDNELTSKAYIVPGLGDAGDLAYGNKE comes from the coding sequence ATGACAACGATCCTGACAAAACAAAATAGTATAGCCAATCAATACATCTCCGAATTACGAGATGTCCATATTCAGCAAGACCGAATGCGATTCAGACGAAATCTGGAACGTATAGGAGAGATAATGGCCTACGAAATAAGCAAAACATTAGAGTACAAACAAGTATCTGTCGAGACCCCATTGGGTATTGCCGAGACGCATCTTCCCATAGAACATCCCGTACTAGGCACTATCATCAGAGCAGGACTACCTTTTCATCAAGGGTTTCTTAACGTGTTCGACCGTTCCGACAATGCATTTGTAGCCGCATATAGACATACAAAAAAAAGTGGAGAATTTGAGATTCACAAAAAATATGTCAACACACCCAATCTGGAAGACAAGATTGTCATTATTGCAGACCCCATGCTGGCGACTGGCCAAAGCTTAGTACTATGTTGTAAAGAGCTCTTGGCCGAGCACAACATCAAAGAACTCCACATTGCAGTAGTCATAGCGTCCGAAGAAGGCCTCAGACATGTCAAAGCATTCCTACCAGAAGCCATACTATGGGTGGGCGACGTAGACAATGAACTGACAAGTAAGGCATATATCGTTCCAGGACTAGGCGACGCCGGTGACCTTGCCTATGGAAACAAGGAATAA